In Trichoderma breve strain T069 chromosome 4, whole genome shotgun sequence, the following proteins share a genomic window:
- a CDS encoding gamma-glutamyl cyclotransferase, AIG2-like domain-containing protein: MEAIRSQSVGRKQSRVPSQKAASALSLDRRPTKLYFAYGSNLHIKQMNRRCPNSRFIGTARLCNYRWQINERGYANVTQAEGHWVDGLVYEIDDTDEAKLDINEGVAKNAYNKRYMTVLLHRAQSNLYRRPVAWIVEKGGPATVGRQAKLVAQGRRESSLSHWQDDVLIYVNPNCTIDSNPREEYVNRINLGIADARALGVDEDYIRNCIRPFIPETTERPSSGPTSGTPKLRVLAATRGRSGANSPARSDGRSPARKERSVSRSKQHFERRSQSWQPPKKENDQKKDQPAKSKVPPLPPRPQSNQPRDIPIVAVQEVHLSSWGWWPAFS; the protein is encoded by the coding sequence ATGGAGGCCATTCGCAGCCAATCAGTGGGGAGGAAGCAGTCCAGAGTGCCGTCCCAGAAAGCAGCGTCAGCGTTGTCTCTAGACCGCCGGCCAACCAAGTTATACTTTGCTTATGGGAGTAACTTGCATATCAAGCAGATGAACCGTCGTTGCCCCAATAGCAGGTTCATCGGGACCGCTCGTCTCTGCAACTATCGATGGCAGATCAACGAGCGTGGATACGCCAACGTCACCCAAGCAGAGGGACATTGGGTGGACGGACTTGTGTACGAGATTGATGACACTGACGAAGCCAAACTCGATATAAATGAAGGCGTTGCGAAAAATGCATACAACAAGCGATACATGACAGTTTTGCTCCATCGAGCACAGAGTAACTTGTATCGCCGTCCCGTCGCTTGGATTGTGGAAAAGGGCGGGCCCGCGACGGTGGGCAGACAGGCCAAGCTTGTAGCCCAGGGGCGGCGAGAGAGCTCGTTGTCCCACTGGCAAGACGACGTTCTCATATATGTCAATCCAAACTGCACTATTGACAGTAATCCCAGGGAGGAATACGTCAATCGGATCAATCTGGGTATTGCAGATGCCAGGGCCCTAGGCGTCGACGAGGACTACATCCGGAACTGCATCCGCCCCTTTATCCCGGAGACCACAGAAAGGCCTTCCTCGGGCCCGACATCCGGGACCCCCAAGCTCAGAGTGCTAGCAGCCACCCGGGGTAGGAGCGGCGCGAACTCACCCGCGCGGTCTGATGGCCGCTCTCCGGCACGCAAAGAACGATCGGTGAGCCGATCGAAGCAGCATTTCGAGCGGCGATCTCAATCCTGGCAACCCCCTAAGAAGGAAAACGACCAGAAAAAGGACCAGCCGGCAAAGTCAAAGGTGCCACCCCTGCCCCCGCGACCACAGTCAAATCAACCCCGTGACATTCCCATCGTGGCTGTACAGGAAGTACATCTTTCGAGCTGGGGCTGGTGGCCGGCATTTTCATGA